Proteins encoded together in one Gemmatimonadota bacterium window:
- a CDS encoding glycosyltransferase family 4 protein, with protein sequence MINWQDRLNPQAGGAETHLHEVFGRLVRWGHRVTLLVSGWRGAPRQAVVDGMEVHRAGGRHTFALAAAAYYRTRLRSPDFDLVIEDLNKVPLFTPLWVSRPLVLLVHHLFGRTAFEEAALPLAAATWMLEQPLGRVYRGVPTQAVSGSTALDLQGRGFAAAQITVIPNGIDLESYSPAGDGRFPQPTLLYLGRLKRYKRIDLVLQAVRTLRERGVAARLIIAGRGDYASQIERLRDELRLHDRVQILGYVSEEEKRELLRRAWVHVLTSSKEGWGITNLEAAACGTPTVASDSPGLRDSVVDGATGFLVPHGRTDALADRLELLLIDQALRSRMGQQARTFAEHFSWERAARDTLAHLEQVLRPAA encoded by the coding sequence GTGATTAATTGGCAGGACCGTCTCAACCCGCAGGCGGGCGGCGCGGAAACCCACCTGCACGAGGTCTTCGGCCGGCTGGTGCGGTGGGGGCACCGGGTGACACTCCTCGTCTCCGGCTGGCGGGGCGCGCCGCGCCAGGCCGTGGTGGACGGGATGGAGGTACACCGGGCGGGCGGCCGGCACACCTTTGCCCTCGCGGCCGCCGCCTATTACCGGACTCGGCTGCGCAGCCCGGACTTCGATCTCGTGATCGAGGACCTGAACAAGGTCCCGCTCTTCACGCCTCTCTGGGTCAGTCGCCCGCTTGTCCTGCTGGTCCATCACCTGTTCGGCCGAACGGCCTTCGAGGAGGCGGCTCTGCCGCTGGCGGCCGCTACCTGGATGCTGGAGCAGCCCCTCGGCCGCGTCTACCGCGGCGTGCCGACCCAGGCCGTTTCCGGAAGTACCGCCCTCGACTTGCAGGGCCGCGGCTTCGCTGCTGCTCAGATCACGGTGATCCCCAACGGCATCGACCTCGAGAGCTATTCTCCGGCGGGCGACGGTCGCTTTCCGCAGCCCACGCTCCTCTACCTGGGGCGTCTCAAGCGCTACAAGCGGATCGACCTGGTGCTCCAAGCTGTGCGCACGCTGCGCGAGCGGGGGGTCGCGGCGCGCTTGATCATCGCCGGGCGCGGCGATTATGCTTCGCAAATCGAGAGGCTCCGGGACGAGCTCCGTCTCCACGACCGCGTCCAGATCCTGGGCTATGTGTCGGAAGAGGAAAAGCGGGAATTGCTGCGCCGGGCGTGGGTGCACGTCCTGACCTCATCCAAGGAGGGGTGGGGCATCACCAACCTGGAAGCCGCGGCGTGCGGCACGCCCACGGTGGCCAGCGATTCGCCGGGGCTGCGGGATTCGGTGGTCGATGGTGCCACCGGGTTCCTGGTGCCGCACGGCCGCACCGACGCGCTGGCCGACCGGCTCGAGCTGTTGTTGATCGACCAGGCGCTGCGCAGTCGCATGGGCCAGCAGGCGCGCACCTTTGCCGAACACTTCAGTTGGGAGCGCGCCGCCCGCGACACACTGGCCCATCTCGAACAGGTGCTGCGCCCTGCCGCATAG
- the raiA gene encoding ribosome-associated translation inhibitor RaiA: MDSETWEDPMDISITARHCTVPESVRSRAQERMRRLTRYDPRIASASVSFATDHGRMRAEARLAAAGGHVMVAGGDGDTFRMALDRAADRLARQLRRARKRDRDHRAAKLSELPAPATGSS, translated from the coding sequence GTGGACTCCGAAACCTGGGAGGACCCGATGGACATCAGCATTACCGCACGTCATTGCACAGTTCCCGAGTCGGTCCGCTCGCGCGCCCAGGAACGAATGCGGCGCCTGACCCGATATGACCCGCGCATCGCCTCTGCCAGCGTGAGCTTCGCCACCGACCATGGCCGCATGCGGGCGGAGGCGCGGCTCGCTGCCGCCGGCGGCCACGTCATGGTGGCTGGCGGCGATGGTGACACCTTCCGCATGGCGCTGGATCGGGCGGCAGACCGGCTGGCCCGGCAGCTCAGGCGGGCGCGAAAGCGCGACCGCGACCATCGCGCCGCGAAGCTGTCGGAGCTGCCTGCACCCGCCACGGGGAGCTCTTGA
- the nusB gene encoding transcription antitermination factor NusB: protein MRARSRARGWALQILYAWEARGAQGSPLAILENFLEEGRIAESGRPHLVRILRAVAEHRQEIDGLVQQALTNWRLERLSAIDRNVLRLCAAEMGYLEDVPRRVALQEAIHLAEKYGTAESARFVNGVLDAVLHKLEGREPASLREGEGS from the coding sequence GTGCGGGCTCGTAGCCGGGCGCGAGGCTGGGCGCTCCAGATTCTGTACGCCTGGGAGGCGCGTGGCGCGCAAGGCTCGCCGCTCGCCATCCTGGAGAACTTCCTGGAAGAGGGCCGGATCGCTGAATCCGGCCGCCCTCACCTCGTGCGCATTCTGCGCGCCGTGGCGGAGCACCGCCAGGAGATTGACGGGCTCGTCCAGCAGGCGTTGACCAACTGGCGGCTCGAGCGCCTCTCGGCTATTGACCGCAACGTGCTCCGCCTCTGTGCGGCCGAAATGGGGTACCTCGAGGACGTGCCCCGCCGGGTCGCGCTCCAGGAGGCGATCCACCTGGCCGAGAAATACGGCACGGCCGAGAGCGCCCGGTTCGTGAATGGGGTGCTCGATGCCGTGCTCCACAAGCTCGAGGGCCGGGAGCCCGCCTCGCTCCGGGAGGGGGAGGGAAGCTGA